A DNA window from Pontimonas salivibrio contains the following coding sequences:
- the nrdR gene encoding transcriptional regulator NrdR: MFCPFCRHPDSRVIDSRTSDDGVSIRRRRECPECGRRFSTIETASLTVVKRSGVSEPFSREKIAAGVKKACQGRPVTDGDLAQLAQRVEEAIRQTGVSQIDANDIGLSILEPLRELDEVAYLRFASVYQAFDSLDDFDGAIAALRAASDADREHNSASHKSQKDAGSAEGAS, translated from the coding sequence ATGTTTTGCCCCTTTTGTCGCCACCCCGACTCACGTGTGATCGATTCGCGCACCAGCGATGATGGTGTGTCCATCCGGCGACGTCGGGAATGCCCGGAATGTGGGCGCCGATTTAGCACGATAGAAACCGCCAGCCTCACCGTGGTGAAGCGAAGTGGAGTGAGCGAACCCTTCTCGCGGGAAAAAATCGCCGCCGGAGTGAAAAAAGCGTGCCAGGGTCGGCCAGTGACCGACGGTGACCTGGCGCAGCTTGCCCAGCGGGTGGAAGAGGCAATTCGGCAAACCGGCGTGAGCCAAATTGACGCCAACGACATCGGTTTGAGCATCCTCGAACCCCTTCGCGAGCTTGATGAGGTCGCCTATCTGCGTTTTGCCTCGGTGTACCAGGCCTTTGACAGTTTGGACGACTTCGACGGCGCGATTGCTGCACTACGGGCAGCATCCGACGCGGACCGCGAACACAACAGTGCTTCTCACAAATCTCAGAAGGATGCCGGGTCAGCGGAAGGAGCCTCCTAG